The nucleotide window AaacaagaagaggaagaggagagcgcTCTACaagttgaagaagaagaagaagaagaagaggaggaggaggaggaagaggatagctCTCTACAagttaaagaagaagaagaggaggaggaagatcaTGCTTTCATGGTCAaagtagaggaggaagaggaggacaaagCTCTTGTAGTtaaaaaagaagaagaggagggtggTTTTGCagtcaaagaagaagaagaggaagaagctaTTGGGGTTTTTATTCTTCCTGGTATGTACAGATAATGTgtacgtccaaaatggcaccctattccctgtagagCCCTATAGGccttggtcaaaaatagtgcactataaagggaataaggtgccaattGGGGACGTAAACCAATATTGAGTGTTTGCTAGTATGAACCTTAGCACGGTACTGTTATTTCTTCAGATTTAACCAAAGACTCGTTATTTCGTTGACACAGACGGAAACTGCAACCAGTGGCCTGTCAGTGGGAAGAGTCCCTCTGTGTCAGaagaaccacaacaacaacaacaacaacaaccaaagaaacaacaacaacagccccaGGAACCCCACCACTCCCCTCTGTACTGCCCCGACTGTGGGAGGAGCTTCGTCAGCCCCGGGATACTGAACGTGCACcgcagaatccaccagagcagaacaatccacaccaccaccaccggtGAGCCGCCTCACTACTGCCGTGACTGCGGCAAGACCTTCGACAGCGCCCAATACCTCAACAAGCACCGTTTGGTTCACACAGCAGAGAGGAcgcaccactgctcccagtgtggccGGAGCTTCCTGAGACTCCAGCACCTCAAAGACCACCGGAGAACCCACAGCGGAGAGAAGCCTCACTACTGCTCCGTGTGCGGGAAGGGCTTCACCAAGGGCCGAATGCTCCGGACACACCAACGTCTGCATGCCGTGGAGGGGCTGACGTCGGGGATGGGACGGGGAGGGTAGTGGGGTGGTGATGTCAGCGATGGGGGCGGAAGAGAGCTCTGAGAGTTCTAGCCGGAGTGGATTACTACCACTGCTctgagtgtgggaagagcttctcCAGTTCAGCCTATCTTAAGGTGTGTCAAATATAGATCACTCGAAAGAAAGGCCTACATCTGCTCCCATTACCACCTGTATTGACAAgcgtatatatttacatttacattttagtcatttagcagacgctcttatccagagccacttacagtagacaaccacatatcttagtcatagtaagtacatttttcctcaataaagtcagcgctagtaataataataataataataatatgccaccatttagcagacgcttttatccaaagcgacttacagtcatgtggtCAGACATGTTTACGTCCAGTGGGCCGGCCATTCAGTTATGTTTATGTAGACTTTATTAGCCCAGCACCTTTTTAAGGATGTGCCGTATGACCACAAATGTTTCTACAAATGTCACGCTGTTATGCAGTTCCGAGACTTGGCCAGTAGGTGtctcccatagaaatagaatgaatagaatgggcGTTCCcgttcaagtcaatgatggcgtAATGGGTGGACTAGCGGTCAGTTtgccagtcaaattgccagggttggCGGTTCCAAGCCCGTTCGATTCATTACATTTCTATGGCGTCTCCAAATAACCATGTACAATAGAAAACCTTGGGCGAGTTCAGCAGGATGCAATGTTTTGAAACGATCAGATAGAAATAGTCTAtctagaacaaacatgcctctctgacatgtagcATAAGGAACCTCGTCggctctattcatggcatttctatccGCAAAGTTCGACAACTTTTTGGCtactgaacgtagccctgttgtCTCAATTTTGATGAAACCGAAGGATGCGTTTCTAACCACAGAGGTCCTATTAAATGAAGTTCTAATATGTAATTCAATGTTTCTGTTTCAGGTGCATCAGAAGGCGCACACGGGAGACAAACCCCCACCAGTGTGCTCAGTGTAAGAAGTCATTCGGCACGTCATGGGGGTTTAAAGGTCCACCGGCAGACTCACTCTGGAGAGAAGCCCCACCAGTGCGCCCGACTGTGGGAAGAGGTTCTCGGACCTGCGCAGCCACAAAGCCCACCAGAGCacccacactggagagaaaccataCACATGCCCTGTCTGTGGAAAAGGCTTTGCCTGGCAGAAGAGCCTACAGAAACACCAGGCCACACACAGCAGCAGTGGTGGTGGAATCATAGAAGTACATATAGAATAATGTATGATAACctggaggttttcactccaaccctaatctagcacctgattctaataaccAGCTGGTTGATaaaatgaatcaggttagttacaactggtaGTTGAAGCTACGGGACAGGAgggtagcgctccaggaacagggttgggttacaggaggatagctctccaggaacagggttgggttacaggaggatagcgctccaggaacagggttgggttacaggaggatagcgctccaggaacagggttgggttacaggaggatagcgctccaggaacagggttgggttacaggaggatagcgctccaggaacagggttgggttacaggagggtagcgctccaggaacagggttgggttacaggagggtagcgctccaggaacagggttgggttacaggaggatagcgctccaggaacagggttgggttacaggaggatagcgctccaggaacagggttgggttacaggaggatagcgctccaggaacagggttgggttacaggaggatagcgctccaggaacagggttgggttacaggaggatagcgctccaggaacagggttgggttacaggaggatagcgctccaggaacagggttgggttacaggaggatagcgctccaggaacagggttgggttacaggaggatagcgctccaggaacagggttcggTTACAGGAGgatagcgctccaggaacagggttgggttacaggaggatagcgctccaggaacagggttgggttacaggagggtagcgctccaggaacagggttgggttacaggaggatagctctccaggaacagggttgggttacaggaggatagcgctccaggaacagggttcgattacaggaggatagcgctccaggaacagggttcgattacaggaggatagcgctccaggaacagggttcgattacaggaggatagcgctccaggaacagggttgggttacaggaggatagcgctccaggaacagggttgggttacaggaggatagcgctccaggaacagggttgggttacaggaggatagcgctccaggaacagggttgggttacaggaggatagcgctccaggaacagggttcgattacaggaggatagcgctccaggaacagggttgggttacaggaggatagcgctccaggaacagggttgggttacaggggggtagcgctccaggaacagggttcgattacaggaggatagcgctccaggaacagggttcgattacaggaggatagcgctccaggaacagggttgggcccTGTTTTGGTTTATCATGTCACATCACCTGGATTTTAATCTTTATTTTAAGCCTTTTCCAGAAAT belongs to Coregonus clupeaformis isolate EN_2021a chromosome 1, ASM2061545v1, whole genome shotgun sequence and includes:
- the LOC123491570 gene encoding gastrula zinc finger protein XlCGF67.1-like; this translates as MVKVEEEEEDKALVVKKEEEEGGFAVKEEEEEEAIGVFILPDGNCNQWPVSGKSPSVSEEPQQQQQQQPKKQQQQPQEPHHSPLYCPDCGRSFVSPGILNVHRRIHQSRTIHTTTTGEPPHYCRDCGKTFDSAQYLNKHRLVHTAERTHHCSQCGRSFLRLQHLKDHRRTHSGEKPHYCSVCGKGFTKGRMLRTHQRLHAVEGLTSGMGRGG